Below is a window of Aggregicoccus sp. 17bor-14 DNA.
GGACCAGGGTTTTGCCCCGGTACCGCCTACCCGCGACCTGCGGCACGACCCGGTGTTCTCTCCTGCTCGCGGAGGATCTCGACCGCCGAAAGGAACGGCTCGCCCGCTAGATTGAGCCGGCTCACCTTCGCGTCGAGCAGCGCAGGCAAGGTCAGCTCACCACTCAGGACAGTCCGAAGGTCCATCCCGTCAACGAGCACAATTGTCTTGTCAGGGTTCTGCTTGAGCACCGGAACGACGTTCTGGGTCCATCCCTCCATCGACAGGAAGAGGCCCATCGTCTGCCGCCCGGATCGGTTCACCTGCCCGAGGAGTCCATCGAGGTCCCGACCATCCGCCGGTGTCTGCCGCCAGCGGCACTCCACCAGGTAGAACCAGCCCTTGTAGTCGAAGGCGCCGTCGATCTGCTCCGCCCCATCGTTTCTCGTGAAGCTCTTGGTGGGACGGACCTCGTAGAGCGCTAGCAAGTCCGCTAGGAGCGTTTGCAGCTCGTAACCGCGCCTCTGACGGTCGGCCGAGGTGGCCATTTGGTCGAACCGAGTGAGGAGCCCTTCGCGCTGACGCTCGAATTCGCGGCGCCGGGCTCGCTCCTGCTCAACGCGCCGCTCCTCTGCTCCTGAGTCCGAGACTGCCGGCCGGGCGACTTCAAAGCCCGCTCGTCGCAGGGCATCGTCAAGCTGTGCGCAGAGATCGGCCTTGTTGTGCGCGAGCTGGTGCAGGAAGAGCCGTACCCGTTCGGTCCTGACGGCAGGAGCCATCTCCTCGCGACCAACGGAGCAGAGCCAGTCGTAGATCCTCCGCGCCCGCGCAGAGCTGATGGACTCCACCGGAAATGAGTCCACGCGAATGCCCAGGACCGCATTTCCGTAGCGCTCGATCTCCTTGAGAACCGTTTCATACTTGAGCAGGTCCCCACTCTCGACTGCGAGGAGCCGGATGTTGGGCGGCATGAGATGCGGACTCCTCAGCAGTTGGGTGGCGGAGCACACGGCTGCAACGCCGCACAGTCTAGCTCCACCACTCCATGCCTGGCGCCATCAACACCGTGCTCGGACTGGACCGCCTCGGCGTGCCGGTGGTGTCCGTGCGCGAGCCCTGGCTGGACAACACGGGGCCTGTGCGCTCGCTGCTGGTGGCGATCTTCGGCTGGGTCGCGGAGCAGGAGCGCAGCCGGCTCATCGAGCGCACCCGGGCAGGGCTCGCCCGAGCACGTGCACAGGGCAAGCGGCTGGGGCGTCCACGGGCGTCGCAGTTCGCGCTCGCGAGCGCGGCGGATCTCGTCACCCCAAAGGAGTGGTCCGCCCGCGCGCTGAAGGTGCCCCACGGCAGGTGGGAGCGTACCGCCCTGCGTTCAACCCTCCAGCCGCTTAGGGTTGAACAGGGTTTTGGAGCATTGGCATCCCACACACACAAAGTTGAAGCGCTCTACGGAGTGCGTGCGCAATGGAATCCCTGCGGGCCAGGGTCGCCATGAATGCAACTATAACCATCTGCACATCCACCGACTCCCGGACCGCACCGTTTGGCGCAAACCGTAACTGCCGCGGGCATTCCGCCTCGCGTGGTCGCACCATGCGACCATAAGCACGATTCACCATCGGCGCATCCAAAACTGAAGGCGCAAGCTAGTCGCACAATCCCAATGGCCCACAGGGAACCAACCAAGGCGACAATTAGCAATAACGCCGCAATCCAAGCCCGCTCCCAAGGGCGACGCCTACCCACCAAAGCACTCGCTCGTAAGCCGTTCAGCATTGTTGCTCCAAACTGGCCACCAGTTGTCAGTCATCCACTGAGGGAAGCTGTCCGAAAACGGATCTGCGGCATACAACTTGTAAGCATGAAACGACTCATGGAGAATCGACTTTGCGAGCGTTTGGACCGCTAGGTCGCTTCCGCCCCAGCAAGCGTCGTCTCGGACTTCTATCCACGCGATGATTGGTCCCGCCGCGTACTGTCCAGGTGGCCCCAAGGGAGTCTGGGCGAAAGTATAGCCCCAGTGAACACCATTCTCGGTCGGCCGGGCCGTTGGGAACGGATTGCCGTTTGACTGATTTGTAGACAGGCCCGGATCCTTGACAATGAGGATTGGCAAGCCATCTCTGTCCCTCATAATCTCACACACTTTTTCCGGCACCTTCCCAGGGCACCCGCATTTTCTGAAGCCGCCTACGGCACATCCCGCGGCCTCCTTCGCTCGCTGAAGTGCCTTTGGCCAGTTAGGACACACTTCCTCTGGCGGACCTTGCAGCGTGTGACGCCCATTCGGGTCAGTATTTCTTAATGGGTTGTTTTTACCGTATCCATATACTGGCAGTGCGGCTGCCCTTGCTGCCGTCATAGCCAACGGCTCCGGCTGCAGGTACCGCCCGATGCTCGGGTCGTAGTAGCGGTTCCAGTTCTCGAAGAGGTCGGTCTCGGCGTCGTGGTACTGGCCGGGGAAACGAATGGGCGTGAAGAGAGGCTGCGCCCCCGTCTGGTATCGCCGGTACTCGTAGGCAGAGAACGCTGCGCCCATCCCCTTGCGGTCAGGCCCGCGTGCGTTGGCATCGCAAGAGCACGAGCAGGCACCAGGCTGCACTCCACAGCCACCCAGGCTCTTCAGGTAGAGGGAGACGCCGGAAGTGCCCGGCGTAACCCATGACGTCCATCCGTGTCGCTGGCGGGCCCCCAAAGAAGTCAGGACACCATTGGTTGCCGCATCACGCACCTCGATCGCGTCCGAGGGCGCGCCGGAGCACGCCTCTTTGGCGCAGCCGGCCTCGCAGTCGGTAGCGAGTTCCACCGCTTCGTAAAGCAGGCGCATTTGCAGTTGCGTTGCGGGCGTGCTCGCCACGGTGGGCTGCTTCAGGGTTCCACCGAAGGCGCCGCGGAACGTTCCATAGGGATGAGGGGTCTCGGCGCTGATCGCCACACGATTCACATGACCAAAAGCGTCGTGCTCGCCCACGCCAGTCACCCGCGCATTGGAATCAAGTGCGAGGACAGGCTTCCCCATCCAATCAGTGGCAAGCGCGTAGATTCCGCATGCCGCTCCTTCGCCAAGTCGAACACAGTCGGTCGTAGCGTCGGACTGACGGGCGTAGGAGCTATCGAGCAGGCCCCGAACAAGCGCGATCGGACGTCCACTCAGCCAGACGTACTCATCGGTAGGATGATTGGTCGCGCCAACGGCCGAGGTATTGCCAACATCCACGAGTAGGTCGTGCACGGTGTCGTAGAAGAACTCGTCGACCGCGCCGCTCGGATACACCTTTGCGCGTCGACGATTTTGCGCATCGTAATAGTAGCTGTATGCAGCTCCACCAATGGACGCCGTGCGGAACACGGTGTCCGATCCGCCGTTAGCGAGGTTGCCAGAATTGTTGAAGCTCAGGTCATTGAAGGGAATGCCCTGGCTATCGCGCGGACCGCCGATCCCGCTGAGGCGTCCATCCGCGTCGTAACTGTACTGGTAGTTGAGCCAGCCACTGCTCTGCGGGGCGCGAGCCGTGAGCCAATCAGGGTGGCTGACATCCGAACGCGACAGGGTCCAGGAGCGGGACTCCCCGCTCTCTGAAGTGCGGTTGCCACGTGCGTCGTAGGAATACGCTCGACTGCCGAACGAACCGCCAGCAGCCGACAGGGTACCGGTCGCTGCAGTCAAACGGAGCAACTTGTCGTAACTGTATGTCTCGGTCCGCGGAGTGGTCGCTCCGAGCAGGTGCGTGTCGGAGCGCACCACCTGGTCCGCCGTCCACGTGTAAAACTGGCGAAGGATATTGCCACTCCCCGAGCCCGGCACAAATGTCCCACCGACCCCAAGGTTGGTGACCCAGAGCGCCCGGGTGCGGCCGGTCGTGTCGGGCACCAACTGGCTCGCATCTGAGAGGGCCGTATAGGCCGGAGGCGTGTTCCCCGCCTGGCCGAGGGCGTACTCAACCCCGAGGACGTTGGTGCCCAGGTGGAGCTGGTAGCCGCGCAGGTCGCCGTAGGGCTCCCAAGCGAGGTGGCTGATGACGGTCACCGTTGAGGTGGCTCCGGCAGCGCCAAACGTCGTCATGCGGACCGCCTGTACTCGGTTGAAGAGCTCAGGGTTGGCACCGTAGTCGTAATTCACAACACGCCCGTACGGGTACTCGATGGACAACAAGTTCCCGTTGACGTCGTAGGCATAGCTCGTGTTCGGATTGTTGTACGCCGACGCGGAAGACCCAACCACGCTGCACCCAGACATCGCACCGGTCCGGATGCGAACCTCCCTCGTTGTACGTCCAGAAGCGTCGTAGCTGTACCAAGTGCGCCCGAAAGAGTCGTCTCTCCAGAGGAGGCGTCCCTTCGTATTCTCAAGCACGCCGCAGCCTGCAGGCATCGTCGCGGACGCGTCGTACGCCTGAGCGTAGAGAACTTCGCCGCCAGTTGTGAGGTTGGGATTCCGGTGCGTAAGCGCCGTAAGGCGGCCGAGAGAATCGTAGCCATACTCGAGGTAGTCTCGCGCCGACGTCGCCGCCATCGTGGGCGTCTGCTTGATGGTCGTGTTCCCCGCGGCGTCGTGAGCGTAGTTGACGGCCCCGCCACTTCCCCCAGGGATGCCCATGGCGGGGCTGGTCACCTTCACCAGCCCACCGAAGTCATCGAACTGATAGGCCGTGCTCGGCTGCGTGCAACTGGCGTAGGTATCGCTTCCACTGCAGCCGACCTTGACGCCAGACACGTTTCCTTGAGCGTCATACGCGAATAGGGTGCGCTGCGTGGGTACCTTATCCGACGGATACTCCTCGACTTGGACGAGTCGGTCCGCGCGGTCATACAACATCGCAGTGCAGTTGCCGCCTACCGCGGGCTGACCATTGGGGCCCGTCACCGCACACCACGAGGGGGGTGAATTGAAAGACGCACCGATGGCCGAGAGATTGTCGGCCGCGTCATAGCCCTTCTTGGCCGAGTAGGCCCCACTGCCCTCGCCCCATCCCTCGAGCGTCCGTCGACGGTGAGCATCGGCAGCGTAGGTGCGGACGCGACGCACCTCCCCATTCGACGCGATAAAGCTCTCCTTCTGCAGGGTGCCGTCTGGCCAGTACGCATACAGCACCTTCTCGCTGAACTGGGCACCCGCGGCGTCTGCTGCACGGGCCCGCCACTGCACCTTGTCGGTGAGCGTGCCCCCCACGCAACCCCAATTGTCGGTACCGGCTCGGTAGCACGTCACCTCGAAGTCGCCCTTAGGATGCTTCTCGGCTTCGATGTGCCCAGCGCTGTCGTAACTGTAAACGGTAAAGAGGGATGGAGCTCCTACCTGCGGGAATGGCTCACTCCTCCGCAGCAGCCGTCCGTTGGCCACGTAGCTGCTCACGCTCTGGCCATTCGGATCCGTCGTGGTCGTGACCTCCTCACCATTCGCGCTCGAATACGCATAGGCGGTGATGAGTGGGGACGGGAGATCCGTTCCGCCCACAGCGACGGACTGCAGCTTACCAGCGGAGGGCCATCCCGCGCTGTCAGGGAAATATGTATAGAGAGTCTTAGCGAAAGGCGCGGCCGTGCAGTCCGTATCCGCAGTGCTACCGACCCAGCATGGACCATGCATTTCGAGCGTTCGCCCATGAGGATCGTCTGTCCCACCAGGCAGCTGGCGCTTGAAATAGAAGGTGGCTCGCACCTTGGGAACCACGCTCCAAACGCCGCTGGTCGGGTCGAACGTCTGGGAGAAACCTGAATCGTACCTGGCCGCCAAGCGCCCATCCGCGTCGTATCGGTAGGTCGTGGCAGCATCGCCGCCAGGGACCAGGACACTATTCCGTGCGGCGCTCGAGACCTGCTGTGTGGTCTCCGGCGCATACACATATTGGTAACGGGTTTCCTCGAGCGCCGAGCCCCCGTCGGCATCCAGCGCGCCGCGCTTCTCACTGCGACGTTCCAGGGTCTGAACGCCCCCGTCCAGCGTCACCGCGACGTAGTCATAGGTCGTCCAACTGTTCCGTTTGTCCTTCTCAGCTACTACCGCGACCGAACCGGCATCCGCGAGTCGGGCGTACTCGTACCGTTGGGTGCCCGGACTACACGCGCCGGACGAAAGGCAGGAGTCCGTCACCTGATACAATTGACCGGATTCACCGCTACTGGCGAGCACATCGTACTCATGTGTCAGCTGCGCTTGTTGCGGATTGCCATTGCCAACACCCGCAATCAGGTCCGTCACGGTGTGCCGGACCACGCCACTGCCCGCACAAGTCCCGGGCACAGCACACGGAACATAACTCGGTGCGCTGATGGTGACGTTTTCCCCAGGGCCTGTGACGCTGGTCACATCTCCGCTGGACGAGTCGGTTCCATGACTTACAACTGGGAGCCCGCCCAGCTTCACGTCGATGCCGGCATTGCTGGCACCTCCATTGGTTGGGTAGCTGTACTCCTCGGAGCGACCGTCCGAATACGCTACAGTCAGGAGTCGGCCCGGGCGCTCAGAGCCCTGTTCCACCGTGTAGGAATAAGTGGCCAGCGGAGTGGACTCGACACCGCCTGCGTTAGGCATCCGCTTCAGGGCCCGCAGGACGCACTCCGGGCCCGAACCATCCAGACGGTCTAGCTGAACGTAATCAAAGCCAAGCGACTCGCCGAGAGGCAAGTCCACTCGCGAGAGGAAGGGGGCGACTGCACCGCCCGTGGAGCCAGCACCGCAACTCACGGAGGGAGGAGTGGCGGGGGGAGGAGTAGCATACGAAAGGGTGGCCAATTGCGCCCCCTTCGAGGACTTGATGCGCGTGAGGAAATACGCCGCTCCGGTCTTCCACTGAGCTGCATATTCGCGCTGCTCCCCGTTGGACAGGATGGCACGGAAGCCCTGGTTACCGAGGTATTGCAGGCGAACACGTTCGCTCAGGGCGGGCCCGCTGGCGACCGCCCAGCAGTTGACCGTCGAGCAGGGCCCGAAGGTCCATTCCGAGCCGCTCCCGAGCCGCAGTCGCCACGAGCCCGTCGCGACTTCGACGCGCTCGTACAAGCTGTGCGTCCACGCAGCTACCGTGCTGTTTCGCGGGTCCGAACCAAAGGGCTTCGGCATCAGCGCAGCGTTGGTGCTCTTGTCTGCAGGCAACTGCGAATGATACGTGCGGCTGAAGACGACCGACCCCTGCGCCATCGACGCTGTGTAATCGTCACGCCACACCACGCTTTTGCCGCTCGCCAAGTCAACGGGATCCCCATAGATCCCCCGCGGGCTGCCGTTCACTAAGCACTTATTGGCAGGACGCTCACGCTTGCAATCATCCTTCGGCTTGCAATAATTTTGCGGCGATCCGGTCTGGTACAAATGCCACATGTTATCAGCTTCAAACTTCGAATAAGTGCCGTAGGCACCCCTTTGCCAGACTCCTGGGCAGCCATCCGCCGTAAAACAATCACCGCCCTCAGGGGACGACGCATTGCAGAGGTCTCTACTGATGCCCGGATTGACAATTCTACAATATTGGTTATCAGGGTTGTTCCCGCAAAGAAAGACACCGCCGTTGCACTCTGACCCATCGCAGGGGCAGCTCCAAAAAAAGTACCTGCTCCCAATCTTTGGCCCAGTCGACGGGGATTTGCTTCCAATCGTCGGGTCGACGCTGGTCAGGTTTTTGTCGTAGTAGCAATCGTCATACCGGACTGCACACCACTCCGTTTGTGCGTGGGCGGCCCCCCCGGACAGTGCTACCAACGCCAGCGCGCAACGGAAGATCGGGGCAGCGAAATCAAAAAGTCTTTTGAGCGAGCGCACGCGAGACCCATCTTGATGTGAAGGCGAAGGAACCATCGAGGTGTCGGTTGGACGCGAAAACTTTTCGAGCAGGCTGGGCCGTGTCACTTTGCGCCCCCTGTCGTCGGTGTGCGCCAGGTGGCGGGGCGGGGCTGCCAGGATTGAGGCGGTACGCAGAGGCTGCCTCCCTCCCCCGGCACGACCTGCACACAGGTCCAGTCGTCGGCGCAGTCGCGAGGGAATTGACACCGCGCGCTACAGACATACCCTCCAGCGCGTCCAGGCGCGGCGCCAACAGCATTAGGCGTCTGAAGACAGACGCCTGAGGCGCAATCGCTCTCGCCTCC
It encodes the following:
- a CDS encoding recombinase family protein, with protein sequence MPGAINTVLGLDRLGVPVVSVREPWLDNTGPVRSLLVAIFGWVAEQERSRLIERTRAGLARARAQGKRLGRPRASQFALASAADLVTPKEWSARALKVPHGRWERTALRSTLQPLRVEQGFGALASHTHKVEALYGVRAQWNPCGPGSP
- a CDS encoding RHS repeat-associated core domain-containing protein; its protein translation is MNGSPRGIYGDPVDLASGKSVVWRDDYTASMAQGSVVFSRTYHSQLPADKSTNAALMPKPFGSDPRNSTVAAWTHSLYERVEVATGSWRLRLGSGSEWTFGPCSTVNCWAVASGPALSERVRLQYLGNQGFRAILSNGEQREYAAQWKTGAAYFLTRIKSSKGAQLATLSYATPPPATPPSVSCGAGSTGGAVAPFLSRVDLPLGESLGFDYVQLDRLDGSGPECVLRALKRMPNAGGVESTPLATYSYTVEQGSERPGRLLTVAYSDGRSEEYSYPTNGGASNAGIDVKLGGLPVVSHGTDSSSGDVTSVTGPGENVTISAPSYVPCAVPGTCAGSGVVRHTVTDLIAGVGNGNPQQAQLTHEYDVLASSGESGQLYQVTDSCLSSGACSPGTQRYEYARLADAGSVAVVAEKDKRNSWTTYDYVAVTLDGGVQTLERRSEKRGALDADGGSALEETRYQYVYAPETTQQVSSAARNSVLVPGGDAATTYRYDADGRLAARYDSGFSQTFDPTSGVWSVVPKVRATFYFKRQLPGGTDDPHGRTLEMHGPCWVGSTADTDCTAAPFAKTLYTYFPDSAGWPSAGKLQSVAVGGTDLPSPLITAYAYSSANGEEVTTTTDPNGQSVSSYVANGRLLRRSEPFPQVGAPSLFTVYSYDSAGHIEAEKHPKGDFEVTCYRAGTDNWGCVGGTLTDKVQWRARAADAAGAQFSEKVLYAYWPDGTLQKESFIASNGEVRRVRTYAADAHRRRTLEGWGEGSGAYSAKKGYDAADNLSAIGASFNSPPSWCAVTGPNGQPAVGGNCTAMLYDRADRLVQVEEYPSDKVPTQRTLFAYDAQGNVSGVKVGCSGSDTYASCTQPSTAYQFDDFGGLVKVTSPAMGIPGGSGGAVNYAHDAAGNTTIKQTPTMAATSARDYLEYGYDSLGRLTALTHRNPNLTTGGEVLYAQAYDASATMPAGCGVLENTKGRLLWRDDSFGRTWYSYDASGRTTREVRIRTGAMSGCSVVGSSASAYNNPNTSYAYDVNGNLLSIEYPYGRVVNYDYGANPELFNRVQAVRMTTFGAAGATSTVTVISHLAWEPYGDLRGYQLHLGTNVLGVEYALGQAGNTPPAYTALSDASQLVPDTTGRTRALWVTNLGVGGTFVPGSGSGNILRQFYTWTADQVVRSDTHLLGATTPRTETYSYDKLLRLTAATGTLSAAGGSFGSRAYSYDARGNRTSESGESRSWTLSRSDVSHPDWLTARAPQSSGWLNYQYSYDADGRLSGIGGPRDSQGIPFNDLSFNNSGNLANGGSDTVFRTASIGGAAYSYYYDAQNRRRAKVYPSGAVDEFFYDTVHDLLVDVGNTSAVGATNHPTDEYVWLSGRPIALVRGLLDSSYARQSDATTDCVRLGEGAACGIYALATDWMGKPVLALDSNARVTGVGEHDAFGHVNRVAISAETPHPYGTFRGAFGGTLKQPTVASTPATQLQMRLLYEAVELATDCEAGCAKEACSGAPSDAIEVRDAATNGVLTSLGARQRHGWTSWVTPGTSGVSLYLKSLGGCGVQPGACSCSCDANARGPDRKGMGAAFSAYEYRRYQTGAQPLFTPIRFPGQYHDAETDLFENWNRYYDPSIGRYLQPEPLAMTAARAAALPVYGYGKNNPLRNTDPNGRHTLQGPPEEVCPNWPKALQRAKEAAGCAVGGFRKCGCPGKVPEKVCEIMRDRDGLPILIVKDPGLSTNQSNGNPFPTARPTENGVHWGYTFAQTPLGPPGQYAAGPIIAWIEVRDDACWGGSDLAVQTLAKSILHESFHAYKLYAADPFSDSFPQWMTDNWWPVWSNNAERLTSECFGG